In the Corynebacterium jeikeium genome, CAGGCCTTCTTCGCTGCCTCCGGGTCCGCAACGTGGGCGGCGATGCCGATCACGCGGCCAGCGTCGGGGTTTTGTTTCCGGGCGGCTGCCTGCAGTTCCTCGGCGGCGGGGCCGACGGTTTCTGGCTTACGGCCGGTGATGACCACGTTCGCGCCACTGGCCGCGAGCTGCAGCGCGGTGGCGTGCCCGATGCCGCGGGTACCGCCGGTGACAATGACGGTCAGGCCGGCGTAATTGTACTTACTCATTCAGGGGTCCTTTGCGAGGGTTGGTATGGGAGTTGGGATTGAGCTTGAGCTGTGACTTGCATCATAAGCAGGTGGTGGGCTGCAAATGTGAAGGATCGCAAAACTAAAGACATTCGGGTGTGAGTGAGGGAGACTGGCCTGAGGTCTTAGAAAAGTTTGGAGTTCTAGAAAATGGGGATTTTGTACCTGGTTCGCCATGGGCAGGCGAACTCTGGCGGCTTGCACACCAGCGATGTCGCAGACGGCGCGATGGAGGAAACCTACGACCGCCTGACACCCCTCGGGCACGAGCAGGCTGTAGCGACCGGACGCAGCTTGGCTGTGCGCATTGGTGGGGCGGGGGAGAGTGCGGCGCGACCGGTGGTGTTGTCTGGTCCGCTGGGGAGGCAGCTCAGCACTGCCGAAGGCGTTCACGCGGAACTGAAGGCCGCTGGCCTGGAGCCGCAGGGTATCCGCACTGTGGAGCAGTGGCGCGAGTTTAGTTCCGACGACGTGCTGGCCCCGTATTTTCGCGCCCACCCCGACAAGCTCGCGGAGATCCGCCGGGCCTACGAAGCTGCGCGCGACACCCCTGGGGGAATGAAGGAGCACAACCGCCTGCTCGGCCGTGCTATTGACACCGCCTTACGAGAGTGGCGCTTTACCCCGGCATTCGACTCCTTCGCCGCGCAGGTAGAGCACGGTTTTTCGGACGCCATGTCCCTTGCCATGGGCGATCAACCAGTTGTGGTAGTTACTTCCGGCGGGCCGATCTCCATATGCGCGGCGGAGCTCATCGGTGCCGATTGGACGCGGCTGATTAACAACATCTTCACCGCCTCGGTGAGTGTGTTTAGCGTCCGGAGTGTGGGCAAAGCCCAGCTTCTGA is a window encoding:
- a CDS encoding histidine phosphatase family protein, encoding MGILYLVRHGQANSGGLHTSDVADGAMEETYDRLTPLGHEQAVATGRSLAVRIGGAGESAARPVVLSGPLGRQLSTAEGVHAELKAAGLEPQGIRTVEQWREFSSDDVLAPYFRAHPDKLAEIRRAYEAARDTPGGMKEHNRLLGRAIDTALREWRFTPAFDSFAAQVEHGFSDAMSLAMGDQPVVVVTSGGPISICAAELIGADWTRLINNIFTASVSVFSVRSVGKAQLLSFNEHAHLDIPDASGSRPLRRYR